The following are from one region of the Variovorax sp. V213 genome:
- a CDS encoding GNAT family N-acetyltransferase: protein MAFVEPVTLKARDLALVPLSLDHEAGLRAAAADGELWKLRVTSVPEPHETRAYIETALQGREAGHRFAFAVTEAESGTVLGSTSFHDILPAVGRVEIGYTWYARRCQRTHVNTTCKLLMLTHAFDTLGCNVVGWRTDNFNFASQQAIERLGAKKDGVIRGHAMRRDGTIRDTVMYSLRSGEWPEVKAQLLYLLDKPRS, encoded by the coding sequence ATGGCGTTCGTCGAACCTGTCACGCTGAAGGCCCGCGACCTGGCGCTGGTGCCGCTTTCGCTCGATCATGAAGCGGGCCTGCGCGCCGCCGCGGCCGACGGCGAACTCTGGAAGCTGCGCGTCACCTCGGTGCCGGAGCCGCACGAAACCCGCGCCTACATCGAAACCGCCCTGCAGGGCCGCGAAGCCGGCCACCGCTTTGCATTTGCGGTGACCGAGGCCGAAAGCGGCACCGTGCTCGGCAGCACCAGCTTTCACGACATCCTGCCGGCGGTCGGGCGCGTGGAGATCGGCTACACCTGGTATGCCAGGCGCTGCCAGCGCACGCACGTCAACACCACCTGCAAGCTGCTCATGCTGACGCACGCCTTCGATACCCTCGGCTGCAACGTGGTGGGCTGGCGCACCGACAATTTCAACTTCGCTTCGCAGCAAGCCATCGAGCGGCTCGGCGCAAAAAAAGACGGCGTCATTCGCGGCCATGCCATGCGCCGTGACGGCACCATCCGCGACACCGTCATGTACAGCCTGCGCTCGGGCGAGTGGCCCGAGGTAAAGGCCCAGTTGCTCTATCTGCTCGACAAGCCGCGAAGCTGA
- a CDS encoding VWA domain-containing protein encodes MLIDFFYTLRSAKLPVSVKEYLTLLEALQADVVGPNSDGAFGLDDFYYLSRTALVKDEKHYDKFDRAFAAYFKGVEMLADFTKEVPLDWLRKTLEREFTAEEKAKIEKMGWDELMETLKKRFEEQKERHEGGSKWIGTGGTSPFGHGGYNPQGVRIGGAGKNKSAVKVWDQRAYKDYDDSQELGTRNIKVALRRLRKFAREGHEEELDLDDTIHSTAANAGYLDIKMRPERHNNVKVLLLMDVGGTMDEHIQRVEELFSAVKTEFKHLEFYYFHNCVYDFMWKNNKRRFSEKFATWDILRKYNKDYKLIFVGDATMSPYEILQPGGSVEYNNEEAGAEWVQRLTHAFPKFAWINPEPQGVWQYRQSIAVMQQLMSNRMYPLTLRGLEDAMRMLSK; translated from the coding sequence ATGCTGATCGATTTCTTCTACACGCTGCGCTCGGCCAAGCTGCCGGTCTCTGTCAAGGAATACCTCACGCTGCTGGAGGCGCTGCAGGCCGACGTGGTGGGGCCCAACTCCGACGGCGCCTTTGGCCTGGACGACTTCTACTATCTCTCGCGCACCGCGCTGGTCAAGGACGAGAAGCACTACGACAAGTTCGACCGCGCCTTTGCCGCCTACTTCAAGGGCGTGGAGATGCTGGCCGACTTCACCAAGGAAGTGCCGCTCGACTGGCTGCGCAAGACCCTGGAGCGCGAGTTCACGGCCGAAGAAAAAGCCAAGATCGAGAAGATGGGCTGGGACGAGCTCATGGAAACGCTCAAGAAGCGCTTCGAAGAGCAGAAGGAACGCCACGAGGGCGGCAGCAAGTGGATCGGCACCGGCGGCACCTCGCCTTTCGGCCACGGCGGCTACAACCCGCAGGGCGTGCGCATCGGCGGAGCGGGCAAGAACAAGAGCGCCGTGAAGGTGTGGGACCAGCGCGCCTACAAGGACTACGACGACAGCCAGGAGCTCGGCACGCGCAACATCAAGGTGGCGCTGCGCCGGCTGCGCAAGTTCGCGCGCGAAGGCCATGAAGAAGAGCTGGACCTGGACGACACCATCCACTCGACCGCGGCCAATGCCGGCTACCTCGACATCAAGATGCGGCCCGAGCGCCACAACAACGTCAAGGTGCTGCTGCTGATGGACGTGGGCGGCACCATGGACGAGCACATCCAGCGCGTGGAGGAGCTGTTCTCGGCCGTGAAGACCGAGTTCAAGCACCTGGAGTTCTACTACTTCCACAACTGCGTGTACGACTTCATGTGGAAGAACAACAAGCGCCGCTTCTCCGAGAAGTTCGCGACCTGGGACATCCTGCGCAAGTACAACAAGGACTACAAGCTCATCTTCGTCGGCGACGCGACCATGAGCCCCTACGAGATCCTGCAGCCCGGCGGCAGCGTCGAGTACAACAACGAGGAAGCCGGCGCCGAGTGGGTCCAGCGCCTCACGCATGCCTTTCCCAAGTTCGCCTGGATCAACCCCGAGCCGCAGGGCGTGTGGCAATACCGCCAGAGCATTGCCGTGATGCAGCAGCTCATGTCGAACCGCATGTACCCGCTCACGCTGCGGGGCCTCGAAGACGCGATGCGAATGCTTTCGAAGTAA
- a CDS encoding autotransporter assembly complex family protein — MFRVVPVLAPAWLPALLFFGVLLLQGCSLLPKKEAATDAAAPALVRSGDTAADETGKDGDKDARRAAFTVDVRGPDNVREYLALHLEIQRYRELDDLGATEISRLMVAAETNARELLGTLGYFTPTLTLELNETPAGTKAPREIVITVEPGELTRVSNVQLGYGGAIADDPTAEAQRDSIRTAWALRPGQPFTQQAWDDAKTTALRSLTAKRFPTGSIEVSRAEVDADRQEARLSVTYQSGPAYRFGPLVLRGTERYDADGARRIAQLPTGTDYDQQKLLDAQQRLASSGYYDSVFLTLDTESGTPLAAPVIAQLREAPMQKVVLGAGFTTDSGPRLSVDHIHNRLPLLGWRAVSRLSVDSDVKSLSTEWNAIPDDRGWRWFAGAGLKSETSGSYVVDSGRVRSGRSKSSGHIDRSYFLQYDYAQNRGTNAPPSASAVTANWGWTSRYFDDNARPTRGFGLALELAAGYTLTGEQLPFTRTYARWLGVLPLGFAEGRDAATLARRSRLQLRAEAGAVSARDSAQIPSTLMFLTGGDTTVRGYSYRQIGTVRDDGQVVAGRYLGVVSVEWQRPFVYNDKLTEWESTVFVDAGAVADKPGELKPKVGVGVGARWRSPVGPVQADLAYGVDTRKFRLHFRLGFTF, encoded by the coding sequence ATGTTCAGGGTGGTCCCAGTCCTTGCGCCGGCGTGGTTGCCGGCTTTGCTTTTTTTCGGCGTCCTGCTTCTGCAAGGATGCAGCCTGCTGCCGAAAAAAGAAGCCGCCACGGACGCTGCCGCTCCGGCCCTGGTGCGCAGCGGCGACACCGCCGCCGATGAAACCGGCAAGGACGGCGACAAGGACGCACGGCGCGCTGCATTCACCGTCGACGTGCGCGGGCCCGACAACGTGCGCGAATACCTCGCGCTGCACCTGGAGATCCAGCGCTACCGCGAGCTCGACGACCTGGGCGCCACCGAGATCTCGCGGCTCATGGTGGCGGCGGAAACCAACGCCCGCGAACTGCTCGGCACGCTGGGCTACTTCACGCCCACGCTGACGCTCGAGCTCAACGAAACGCCGGCCGGCACCAAGGCCCCGCGCGAGATCGTCATCACGGTGGAGCCCGGCGAGCTCACCCGCGTGAGCAACGTGCAGCTCGGCTACGGCGGCGCGATTGCAGACGACCCCACCGCCGAGGCCCAGCGCGACTCGATCCGCACCGCCTGGGCGCTGCGGCCGGGCCAGCCTTTCACCCAGCAGGCCTGGGACGACGCCAAGACCACCGCCTTGCGCAGCCTCACGGCCAAGCGCTTTCCCACCGGCAGCATCGAGGTGAGCCGCGCCGAGGTCGATGCCGACCGGCAGGAGGCCCGCCTCAGCGTCACCTACCAGTCGGGCCCGGCCTACCGCTTCGGCCCGCTGGTGCTGCGCGGCACCGAGCGCTACGACGCGGACGGCGCGCGCCGCATTGCGCAGCTTCCCACCGGCACGGACTACGACCAGCAGAAACTGCTCGATGCCCAGCAGCGCCTGGCCAGCAGCGGCTACTACGACTCGGTGTTTCTCACGCTCGACACCGAGAGCGGCACGCCGCTGGCAGCGCCCGTGATCGCGCAGCTGCGCGAAGCCCCGATGCAGAAGGTGGTGCTGGGCGCCGGCTTCACCACCGACAGCGGTCCGCGCCTGTCCGTCGACCACATCCACAACCGGCTGCCGCTGCTCGGCTGGCGTGCCGTGTCGCGCCTGTCGGTCGACAGCGACGTCAAGTCGCTCTCGACCGAATGGAATGCGATTCCCGACGATCGCGGATGGCGCTGGTTCGCCGGTGCCGGGCTCAAGAGCGAGACCTCGGGCAGCTACGTGGTCGACAGCGGCCGCGTGCGCAGCGGGCGCAGCAAGTCGAGCGGCCACATCGACCGCAGCTACTTCCTGCAATACGACTACGCGCAGAACCGCGGCACCAACGCCCCGCCCTCGGCCTCCGCCGTGACCGCCAACTGGGGCTGGACCAGCCGCTACTTCGACGACAACGCGCGGCCCACGCGAGGCTTCGGCCTGGCGCTCGAACTGGCGGCGGGCTACACCCTGACGGGCGAACAACTGCCGTTCACGCGCACCTATGCACGCTGGCTCGGCGTGCTGCCGCTGGGCTTCGCGGAGGGCCGGGACGCCGCCACGCTGGCGCGCCGCAGCCGGCTCCAGCTGCGGGCCGAAGCCGGCGCCGTGTCCGCCAGGGACAGCGCGCAGATCCCCTCCACGCTGATGTTCCTGACCGGCGGCGACACCACGGTGCGCGGCTACAGCTACCGCCAGATCGGCACCGTGCGCGACGACGGCCAGGTCGTGGCGGGCCGCTACCTCGGCGTCGTGAGCGTCGAATGGCAGCGGCCCTTCGTCTACAACGACAAGCTCACGGAGTGGGAGAGCACCGTCTTCGTCGATGCCGGTGCCGTGGCCGACAAGCCCGGCGAACTCAAGCCGAAGGTCGGCGTGGGCGTGGGCGCGCGCTGGCGCAGTCCGGTCGGGCCGGTGCAGGCCGATCTCGCCTACGGCGTGGACACGCGCAAGTTCCGCCTTCACTTCCGCCTCGGCTTCACCTTCTGA
- the pcaH gene encoding protocatechuate 3,4-dioxygenase subunit beta, which produces MLTPTKASPAILTPRDWQAHPSYIYPGYKSTVKRGPQKPLVPLKASLGELQQPVYGHDSIGALDHDLTRNARRNGEPLGERMILTGQVLDERRRPVANTLVEIWQANAAGRYVHKVDQHDAPLDPNFLGAGRCLTDSEGRYRFLTIKPGAYPWGNHPNAWRPQHIHMSLFGQSFASRLVTQMYFPGDPLMQYDPMITGTPERYRNRLIADFSLDVTEEGYALGYQFDVVLRGADETPFENR; this is translated from the coding sequence ATGTTGACCCCAACCAAGGCATCCCCCGCCATCCTCACCCCGCGCGACTGGCAAGCCCACCCCTCTTACATCTATCCCGGCTACAAGTCGACTGTGAAGCGCGGGCCGCAGAAGCCCCTGGTTCCGCTGAAGGCCTCGCTGGGCGAATTGCAGCAGCCGGTCTACGGGCACGACAGCATCGGCGCGCTCGACCACGACCTGACCCGCAACGCGCGCAGGAACGGCGAGCCGCTGGGCGAGCGCATGATCCTCACCGGGCAGGTGCTGGACGAGCGCCGCCGCCCGGTGGCCAACACGCTGGTCGAGATCTGGCAGGCCAACGCCGCGGGCCGCTACGTGCACAAGGTCGACCAGCACGATGCGCCGCTCGACCCCAACTTCCTGGGCGCGGGCCGCTGCCTGACCGACAGCGAGGGCCGCTACCGCTTCCTCACCATCAAGCCCGGCGCCTATCCCTGGGGCAACCACCCCAACGCCTGGCGTCCGCAGCACATCCATATGTCGCTGTTCGGCCAGAGCTTTGCGAGCCGCCTGGTCACGCAGATGTACTTTCCCGGCGATCCGCTGATGCAGTACGACCCCATGATCACCGGCACGCCGGAGCGCTACCGCAACCGGCTGATTGCCGACTTCAGCCTCGACGTCACCGAGGAAGGCTACGCGCTGGGCTATCAGTTCGACGTCGTGCTGCGCGGCGCCGACGAAACGCCGTTCGAAAACCGTTGA
- the pcaG gene encoding protocatechuate 3,4-dioxygenase subunit alpha, with product MLMSAQEADFGQTPSQTVGPYFAYGLTATQYGYDFDQPFDAVVALDNATGERIRLEGRVIDGDGNPINDALVEISQPDGQGRYPQTPAEAREIGFRAFGRAGTGIDPQNRFVFHTVKPGAESPGEAPHVNVIVLMRGLLLHAFTRVYFSDEAEANAKDAVLTSVPAERRHTLLAERVEQGGAVSYRFDIRMQGADETVFFDV from the coding sequence ATGTTGATGAGCGCACAGGAAGCCGACTTCGGCCAGACCCCCTCCCAGACCGTGGGCCCCTACTTCGCCTATGGCCTCACCGCCACCCAGTACGGCTACGACTTCGACCAGCCTTTCGACGCCGTCGTGGCGCTGGACAACGCCACCGGCGAGCGCATCCGGCTCGAGGGCCGCGTGATCGACGGCGACGGCAACCCCATCAACGATGCGCTGGTCGAGATCAGCCAGCCCGATGGCCAAGGCCGCTATCCGCAGACGCCGGCCGAGGCCCGCGAGATCGGCTTCCGCGCCTTCGGCCGCGCCGGCACGGGCATCGATCCGCAGAACCGCTTCGTGTTCCACACCGTGAAGCCGGGCGCCGAGTCGCCGGGCGAAGCCCCGCATGTCAACGTGATCGTGCTGATGCGCGGCCTCTTGCTGCATGCCTTCACGCGCGTGTATTTCAGCGACGAGGCCGAAGCCAACGCCAAGGACGCCGTGCTGACCAGCGTGCCGGCCGAGCGCCGCCACACGCTGCTTGCGGAGCGCGTGGAGCAAGGCGGCGCGGTGAGCTACCGCTTCGACATCCGCATGCAGGGGGCCGACGAAACGGTGTTCTTCGACGTCTGA
- a CDS encoding cytochrome c, which yields MNKLLTTMFAFAVACVTVSAQAQQVTGNAQDGAKKVAMCVGCHGIIGYQASFPEIHKVPMIAGQSASYITSALNAYKAGDRKHPTMRAIADTLKDQDIADVAAYYSQLGLKEGDAPPATLAKPMPENVQALVSRDKDNSCTKCHGANFNTPNDGTVPKLAGQHADYLFVALKSYRVKNNAHLGRSNAVMAQQVEPKKFTNAELKTLASYISSLPGELKTVPESRIHHGAQ from the coding sequence ATGAACAAGTTGTTGACCACGATGTTTGCCTTCGCTGTCGCTTGCGTGACGGTCTCGGCGCAAGCCCAGCAAGTCACGGGCAATGCCCAGGACGGCGCCAAGAAGGTTGCGATGTGCGTGGGCTGCCACGGCATCATTGGCTACCAGGCCAGTTTTCCGGAGATCCACAAGGTGCCCATGATTGCCGGCCAGAGCGCCAGCTACATCACCTCTGCGCTCAACGCCTACAAGGCTGGCGACCGCAAGCACCCCACCATGCGCGCCATTGCCGACACCCTGAAAGACCAGGACATCGCCGATGTGGCCGCCTATTACAGCCAGCTGGGCCTGAAGGAAGGCGACGCACCGCCGGCCACGCTGGCCAAGCCCATGCCTGAGAACGTCCAGGCCCTGGTGTCGCGCGACAAGGACAACAGCTGTACCAAGTGCCACGGCGCCAACTTCAACACGCCGAACGACGGCACGGTGCCCAAGCTGGCCGGCCAGCATGCCGACTACCTCTTCGTGGCGCTCAAGTCGTACCGCGTCAAGAACAACGCGCACCTGGGCCGTTCGAATGCGGTGATGGCGCAGCAGGTCGAGCCCAAGAAGTTCACCAACGCCGAACTGAAGACGCTCGCCAGCTACATCAGCTCGCTGCCCGGCGAACTCAAGACGGTGCCGGAATCGCGCATCCACCACGGCGCACAATAA
- a CDS encoding AAA family ATPase: MKFKGSDNYVATQDLMLAVNAAITLKRPLLVKGEPGTGKTMLAEEVADSLGLPLLQWHIKSTTKAQQGLYEYDAVSRLRDSQLKDVDGGERVRDIQNYIVKGVLWQAFTADQPVALLIDEIDKADIEFPNDLLREIDRMEFYCYETRELIRAKHRPVVFITSNNEKELPDAFLRRCFFHYIKFPDAETMKHIVAVHFPGLKQALLTSAMKTFYDVRNLPGLKKKPSTSELLDWLKLLVAEDIPIEALQSKDDKVAVPPLVGALLKNEQDVTLFEKLVFMQRNNR, from the coding sequence ATGAAATTCAAGGGCTCAGACAACTACGTCGCCACTCAGGACCTGATGCTGGCGGTCAATGCCGCCATCACGCTCAAACGCCCGCTGCTCGTCAAGGGCGAACCCGGCACCGGCAAGACCATGCTGGCGGAGGAAGTGGCGGACTCGCTCGGCCTGCCGCTCCTGCAGTGGCACATCAAGTCGACCACCAAGGCGCAGCAGGGCCTGTATGAATACGACGCCGTGAGCCGCCTGCGCGACTCGCAGCTCAAGGACGTGGACGGCGGCGAACGCGTCAGGGACATCCAGAACTACATCGTCAAGGGCGTGCTCTGGCAGGCCTTCACGGCCGACCAGCCGGTGGCGCTGCTCATCGACGAGATCGACAAGGCCGACATCGAATTTCCGAACGACCTGCTGCGCGAAATCGACCGCATGGAGTTCTATTGCTACGAGACGCGCGAGCTCATCCGCGCCAAGCACCGGCCGGTGGTGTTCATCACCTCCAACAACGAGAAGGAGCTGCCCGACGCCTTCCTGCGCCGCTGCTTCTTCCACTACATCAAGTTCCCCGACGCCGAGACGATGAAGCACATCGTGGCGGTGCACTTTCCCGGCCTGAAGCAAGCGCTGCTCACGTCCGCGATGAAGACCTTCTACGACGTGCGCAACCTGCCCGGCCTGAAGAAGAAGCCTTCCACCTCCGAACTGCTCGACTGGCTCAAGCTGCTGGTGGCCGAAGACATTCCGATCGAGGCCCTGCAGAGCAAGGACGACAAGGTTGCCGTGCCGCCACTGGTGGGCGCGCTGCTCAAGAACGAGCAGGACGTGACCCTGTTCGAGAAGCTCGTCTTCATGCAGCGCAACAACCGATGA
- a CDS encoding LysR substrate-binding domain-containing protein: MKTSADIRQDFVRSVQLRHLRCLVAVAQERHLARAAERLSLSQPAVSKTLSELEAIVGARLVERSKAGRRGVQGLAPAGEQLLAHALRVLEALDASAQAVAPASGERVERLRIGTLPSVGPALLPMALARFREHWPSVQVVVKSAANPVLLDELRAGELDMVVGRISDPRLMGGLSFELLYTEPLVFAVRAGHPLVARSTRTVSVQAVLDYPLVVYGEGTIPRHNTESFLSARGLVLPANALQTLDVAVARGLLAVSDAVWITPLGAARGELADERLVRLRIETAGTDEPVGLLLRSDAEPSALRAAMAALLREGARQQGAPPSQPRRKPQE, from the coding sequence TTGAAAACCTCTGCCGACATTCGCCAGGACTTCGTGCGCAGCGTGCAGTTGCGGCACCTGCGCTGCCTGGTCGCGGTGGCGCAGGAGCGCCATCTGGCGCGCGCCGCGGAGCGGCTTTCGCTGAGCCAGCCGGCGGTCTCCAAGACCCTCTCGGAGCTCGAGGCCATCGTCGGCGCCCGCCTGGTCGAACGCAGCAAGGCCGGGCGGCGCGGCGTACAGGGGCTGGCACCGGCCGGCGAGCAGCTGCTGGCCCATGCCCTGCGCGTGCTCGAGGCGCTCGATGCCAGCGCGCAGGCGGTGGCGCCGGCCTCGGGCGAGCGGGTCGAGCGGCTGCGCATCGGCACCCTGCCGAGCGTGGGGCCGGCCCTGCTGCCCATGGCGCTCGCGCGCTTTCGCGAGCATTGGCCGTCGGTGCAGGTGGTGGTGAAGAGCGCGGCCAACCCGGTGCTGCTCGACGAGCTGCGCGCCGGGGAGCTCGACATGGTGGTGGGCCGCATCAGCGATCCGCGGCTCATGGGCGGGCTCAGCTTCGAGCTGCTCTACACCGAGCCGCTGGTGTTTGCCGTGCGCGCGGGCCATCCGCTGGTGGCCCGGTCCACCCGGACGGTGTCGGTGCAGGCGGTGCTCGACTATCCGCTGGTGGTGTATGGCGAGGGCACGATCCCGCGCCACAACACGGAAAGTTTCTTGTCGGCGCGCGGCCTGGTGCTTCCGGCCAACGCGCTGCAGACGCTCGACGTGGCGGTGGCGCGCGGCCTGCTCGCGGTGTCCGACGCGGTCTGGATCACGCCGCTTGGCGCCGCCCGCGGCGAACTGGCGGACGAACGCCTGGTCCGGCTGCGCATCGAAACCGCCGGCACCGACGAACCCGTGGGCCTGCTGCTGCGCAGCGATGCAGAGCCCTCGGCCTTGCGTGCGGCCATGGCCGCGCTGCTCCGCGAAGGTGCCAGGCAGCAGGGCGCGCCGCCTTCGCAGCCCAGGAGAAAGCCGCAGGAGTAG